One stretch of Novosphingobium pentaromativorans US6-1 DNA includes these proteins:
- a CDS encoding GIY-YIG nuclease family protein, whose product MPARRGMTEAVDRFAAALADGQTLAAAFDFAGLPYRGFGAERGFYVYVLADPRTGFPFYIGKGKGKRALSHMPLALKGKEPNLAKAERLRSIAASGSPLIVAVVMDGLSEGHAYSIERRIIQAAKHRLTNIGPGQLGDVERFHASVQWSLAVFENADPSVPLDMLDDMTKEERADLFQSLARSARSLLCAKDKEVEASMKSNRIAERKAGEQFRKIMAQVDAGLTEK is encoded by the coding sequence ATGCCTGCGCGCCGCGGCATGACGGAGGCTGTAGATCGCTTCGCCGCCGCGTTAGCGGATGGTCAAACCTTGGCGGCTGCGTTCGATTTCGCTGGTCTGCCATATCGCGGTTTCGGAGCGGAAAGAGGCTTCTATGTCTATGTGCTTGCCGATCCTCGCACCGGTTTCCCGTTCTATATCGGCAAGGGGAAAGGCAAACGTGCCCTCAGTCACATGCCGCTTGCCCTGAAAGGGAAAGAGCCGAACCTTGCGAAGGCAGAACGACTGCGATCCATAGCTGCGTCGGGCTCTCCGCTCATCGTAGCTGTCGTGATGGATGGCCTGAGTGAGGGCCACGCGTATTCGATCGAGCGGCGAATCATCCAGGCAGCCAAGCATCGCCTGACTAATATCGGACCGGGCCAGCTCGGCGATGTCGAGCGGTTCCATGCTTCGGTGCAGTGGTCACTCGCCGTATTCGAGAATGCAGATCCATCAGTTCCTTTGGATATGTTGGATGACATGACGAAAGAAGAACGGGCTGATCTGTTCCAGAGCTTGGCACGCAGCGCGCGATCTCTCCTGTGCGCCAAGGACAAAGAAGTAGAGGCTAGTATGAAGTCCAATCGTATCGCCGAGCGAAAGGCGGGCGAACAGTTTCGTAAAATCATGGCGCAAGTTGATGCTGGGTTGACTGAAAAATGA